Proteins from a single region of Chryseobacterium sp. W4I1:
- a CDS encoding PepSY-like domain-containing protein translates to MKKIVFLLTMTALAALFNAQKVQQKEVPASVQKSFQKQFPTVKEVKWEKENGNYEAGFKSKEAETTVVIDPFGKILETENEIGINALSVPIKSYLAKNYPHQKIKEAAKITDAKGVVTYEAEMKGKDLIFDSKGNFLREIKN, encoded by the coding sequence ATGAAAAAAATAGTATTTCTATTAACGATGACAGCACTGGCAGCTTTATTCAATGCCCAGAAAGTTCAGCAAAAAGAAGTGCCCGCATCAGTTCAGAAAAGTTTTCAGAAACAGTTTCCAACAGTAAAAGAGGTAAAATGGGAAAAGGAAAACGGGAATTATGAAGCAGGATTCAAATCAAAAGAAGCGGAAACTACTGTTGTAATAGATCCTTTTGGTAAAATTCTCGAAACCGAAAATGAGATTGGCATCAACGCTCTTTCTGTACCCATTAAAAGCTATCTGGCTAAAAACTATCCGCACCAAAAAATAAAAGAAGCTGCTAAAATAACGGACGCAAAAGGAGTGGTCACCTACGAAGCAGAAATGAAAGGCAAAGATCTGATTTTTGACAGTAAAGGAAATTTTTTAAGAGAAATAAAAAACTAA